A genomic stretch from Patagioenas fasciata isolate bPatFas1 chromosome 8, bPatFas1.hap1, whole genome shotgun sequence includes:
- the LRRTM3 gene encoding leucine-rich repeat transmembrane neuronal protein 3 isoform X3, whose product MGFNVIRLLSGSAVALVIAPTVLLTMLSSAERGCPKGCRCEGKMVYCESQKLQEIPSSISAGCLGLSLRYNSLQKLKYNQFKGLNQLTWLYLDHNHISNIDENAFNGIRRLKELILSSNRISYFLNNTFRPVTNLRNLDLSYNQLQSLGSEQFRGLRKLLSLHLRSNSLRTIPVRIFQDCRNLELLDLGYNRIRSLARNVFAGMIRLKELHLEHNQFSKLNLALFPRLVSLQNLYLQWNKISVIGQTMSWTWSSLQRLDLSGNEIEAFSGPSVFQCVPNLQRLNLDSNKLTFIGQEILDSWISLNDISLAGNIWECSRNICSLVNWLKSFKGLRENTIICASPKELQGVNVIDAVKNYSICGKSTTERFELARALPKPTFKPKLTRPKHDSKPPLPPTIGATESSSQAEHDTEHISFHKIIAGSVALFLSVLVILLVIYVSWKRYPASMKQLQQRSLMRRHRKKKRQSLKQMTPSTQEFYVDYKPTNTETSEMLLNGTGPCTYNKSGSRECEGY is encoded by the exons ATGG GTTTCAATGTAATTAGGCTACTGAGCGGATCAGCTGTAGCTCTGGTAATAGCCCCTACTGTATTACTGACAATGCTTTCTTCTGCTGAACGAGGATGCCCTAAGGGCTGTAGGTGTGAAGGCAAAATGGTATATTGTGAATCTCAGAAATTGCAGGAGATTCCCTCAAGTATATCTGCTGGTTGTTTAGGTTTGTCCCTTCGATATAACAGCCTCCAAAAACTAAAATACAATCAATTTAAAGGTCTTAATCAACTCACCTGGCTCTATTTAGACCATAACCACATCAGCAATATTGACGAAAATGCTTTCAATGGAATACGCAGACTAAAAGAGTTGATCTTGAGTTCCAACAGAATCTCCTATTTTCTTAATAATACCTTCAGACCCGTGACAAATCTCCGGAATTTGGATCTGTCATACAATCAGCTGCAGTCTCTGGGATCTGAACAGTTCAGGGGCTTAAGGAAGCTGCTGAGTTTACATTTGCGGTCCAATTCCCTAAGAACCATCCCTGTTCGAATATTTCAAGACTGCAGGAACCTTGAACTGTTGGACCTGGGTTATAATCGCATCCGGAGTTTAGCACGGAATGTCTTTGCAGGCATGATCAGACTGAAAGAGCTTCATCTGGAGCACAATCAATTTTCTAAGCTCAACTTGGCACTTTTTCCAAGGCTAGTCAGCCTTCAAAACCTTTATTTACAGTGGAATAAAATCAGTGTGATAGGACAAACTATGTCCTGGACCTGGAGCTCATTACAAAGACTTGATTTATCTGGCAATGAAATAGAAGCTTTCAGTGGACCTAGTGTTTTTCAGTGTGTGCCCAATTTACAGCGCCTCAACCTGGATTCAAACAAGCTCACATTTATTGGTCAAGAAATTTTGGATTCTTGGATATCCCTCAATGACATCAGCCTTGCTGGGAATATATGGGAATGCAGCAGAAACATTTGCTCTCTGGTAAACTGGCTTAAAAGTTTTAAAGGGCTGAGGGAAAATACAATCATTTGTGCCAGCCCCAAAGAGCTGCAAGGGGTGAACGTTATCGATGCAGTGAAAAACTACAGCATCTGTGGCAAAAGTACCACAGAAAGGTTTGAATTAGCACGAGCTCTCCCAAAGCCAACGTTTAAACCAAAACTCACCAGGCCTAAACATGACAGCAAGCCCCCTCTGCCCCCAACTATTGGAGCCACCGAATCGAGCTCCCAAGCCGAGCACGACACAGAACACATCTCCTTCCATAAAATCATAGCAGGCAGCGTGGCCCTTTTCTTGTCTGTGCTTGTGATCCTGCTGGTAATCTATGTGTCATGGAAGCGTTACCCAGCCAGtatgaagcagctgcagcagcgctCTCTCATGCGAAGGCACAGGAAAAAGAAACGGCAGTCACTGAAGCAAATGACTCCAAGCACACAGGAATTTTATGTAGATTACAAACCCACCAACACTGAAACCAGCGAGATGCTGCTGAATGGAACAGGACCCTGCACGTATAACAAATCAGGCTCCAGGGAATGCGAG GGATATTGA